A window of Centroberyx gerrardi isolate f3 chromosome 19, fCenGer3.hap1.cur.20231027, whole genome shotgun sequence genomic DNA:
AGTGCTGTGAAGAACGTCTTAACAGAGAGACCTGGCATGAGATGAATTAATTCTGGAGCTCAGTGTAGAATACCTGCGTTACATATGGATGCAGTTCCTTGGGtgtcaaagaaaaaaagtccTCCTTCCGTCATTACATGTGAAATAAAGAGGGTGCACTTTCTCTGACATCATTTTATGATGAAATTGGACCCCCCAAAAATACTTTCACATGCAGCCATGGAAGTAGGATAATTTCTTAGAATCCTGAAGGGACCCGGCAGGAGAACCTGTTTGTCAGCACAGTTTGTATAATCTATATTGGTTTGTCTTATCAGGCAGGGTCTTCCCAATTCATGCCTGGTTGGTAACCTAAGTATTCAAACAGAAGGTCCTAATCattattttaattgatttagCTGACAGGACtgttacttacttacttactgttTCATACTGAAGACTGAAAGTTTGACTACCTTGCATAACCAAACACATGGAAGACACACCTTTAATGTCAATTTTCCTTTCAGACTCCTATAAATTACTATGACCCACAAAAAAATCTGCGGCAAGTATTTTTCTAGCTGGAGAAAGAACATTGGCATCATTTAAAATGACTGATTTAAAAGACGGACCCTTGGTGAACTGGGGTTCCTCGGCTGCATGTACTTCTTCAGCGCTCCGCGGCATCGCTCCACGATGTGCTCCATCTGCAGGTAGCTGGCAGCCGTCAGGTAGTTGACGATCTCCTCTGGGTTGAACTGCAGCACACCGGTGTAGCAAGACTGGAGCAGATCACACACCACCGTGGAGCTATGGAGCATTGACACCTGGGGAAAAATGTGAGGAAAAACATGGACAAGCATGTTTTTTATTGCATAATTTAAGGGCATTTCTGCTTAATGAATAAGTAACGAGCCCCTGTCAGTATTCAATCACACAGAGCAGTTCAATGGTGTTTCTCAAGGCATGTGCCGGTGAAAAAGAGGCATTATGAAAGTggatgagtgagagaggggacatgggatgtgtgtgtgtgttgcccacTGCACACCTGAAGCTTGGAGGAGGGGTTGAGGAGGAACTGGTCCCTCAGGAAAGGGGAGCAGGCAGCCAGCACCACCTTATGCCCCCTGAACATCTGGTAGTCACTGGCTACGATGGTGATGTCGCAGAAGTGCTGGCGGGACCTCAGCGAATTCATGTGCTTCAGGGTGGTGTCCCCGTGGCCGGGCAACCGGAAACACAGCATCTCCATCTTGTCTGAGGAATGTGGATGGAGGTTGGggggatggtggaggttagagTGGTGGAGGTTCAGAAAGCAGGCTTAGCAAGTTACACAGTAGGGTCAACTTTCAAAAATAGGCCAGGTTTTGAAAACTGGCTTTTCTGTATATGGCTGTTGCTCCAGATATAATCTCTTCATGACTAAAATTCTAAATAACAAGTACTTTGTTCATTCATTAACACTTTAATACATGAAGGAAGTGACCACTGATCCGCACGTGTGGCACAGGATAGTCTACATCCCAAATAATGTCACatgagctagctaactaacgcGTTAGCTGGTAACCTAACTTGTGGATTGAGAGAGGTTGAAAGCTAGCTAACGTGTGTAGACTAGCAACGATGTTGCCAGAAAGTACCGTTAGATGGATTGGAGGAATCCGGGTGACTTGAGTAAATGGAAGCTAACTACTGATCGACTGCTAGGCCGGCCTACAAATCATGAGACGCCCAAGTCAGTCACAATACAGTTGTTTTCCTTCTGTGCTGCTGGCCTAACCTACCTGTCTGaacgctagctaacgttagctactagCTTGCTGAGATTGAAACAGGCAAACCGCTGTCTGGAATCGTCAAACTTTATCGTCACTTACCGGCGATTCCCTCTTTTTGTTGACGTGGATGACTCCTCAGCGTGTGTGTCGTGGGTGTCCTCCTCTAAAACAAGTCAGGTTTCTAGACGGTACGTGATGGTAGTTAGCTGGCAATGTCCGCTCATCCCCGCTGACACTGCCTCGGTCTCTGTTTACTTTTAGCCGTTCTGGAGCCAGCGCTTCCCGTGACAACAAATACAAACCTGCTAATTCGCAAGTTAACTGACTTTGAATCGGTTTCCGTGGGAAGGTTCTCCCAACGGTTCGTTGAAAATTGGAGTACCCACACTGACTTCTGATCAGTGATTTTCAAATCAATGAGCAAAGGGGCGGGGATCGCCTGGTGACGCAGCCCACGTACAATTACGTCGATGTTCACTGGGAAACATGTCGGCATCCGAGGAGACGACAAAGGTAGCAAACCCAAAGCATCTTAAAATGGCATGCTGATTCAATTTATGGTTAATTCACAAGTTGCAAATGCAATACCACAGCAGTTGCACGTGACATGCAAACGGCAGTGTGCCACAGTGCAAACTGCTCTCATTTGCTGTGTTTATTACTAGATAACTGCTAGCTCGTAAGCTATGCTACACTGCTAACGTAGTACGTTAACAGTTGTGTTTTAAAAGAAAATTCCAGCGTGATTGGCGTTTTTGATCATTTAATGTATGCCCTTACTGTTTTGCATGACTGTATATCGTTTCCAGCGATTTTATCACGTTATGGGATAcgttatttgttatttttccttCATCCTATCTTAAGTTGTTTTTCAAGggaaatattttgaaaaaatattgtCTAAATATTACGAGTTACTCGCAGTAAATAAGGGAAGAGCAATTTTAAGCAGTAATTTGGTAAAATATGGCTTTAATTTTCGTTTAATTTTACGGACTATAGCTGGCGGAAGCGTATtactttggtttgtctgttggcttgaatggGCTGTGATTGATAGAAGGCGGGTCCTAACGTCACATCAGAGAACGTCGgctattggttgaaagttttattttggagaggaaaacgcGGAAATCGGACAAGGAGTGAATGGGAAACTTTTGCCAgttgtaaaaaaagaaagagatctTAGCTTGTCTTGCATAGCTGAAattaaatgacagaaaaggaTGAGGTGTGTGGTGCCCGGATGTAAAAAACGGTTAATACAGCATTTCCATCGGTTTCCTCGTGACAAAGGCCAATGCAGGTTATGGCTTCTTGCAATCGGGCATCCCGAGTACGATACCAGCCATACTGGCCTATTCACAAAGGAAGACAAATTACGAGTGTGTAGCGAACACTTTTTGTACAGTGATTATATCGGACATACCGTTTACCATGCGAAACTGAAACCTGGAGCCGTCCCATCGGTATTCCCCTGGTCTGGGGAGACAAGGGAAAGCCTTGTCGAGTCGGGAGAGTTAATATCAGAGATACGGGTAAGAAAAAGCTTTAACTAGCAAGCTAATAAGAGAGTCTAACATTCAATAAGTTAGTAGACACACGATGATTCAGTGAAGCTAGACTTAAAACTCTAGACTCTAGAGTTTTAaggaaaagacacaaaatagtCTCTAGAGACTATTTTGTGTCTTCCTGTTCGATCGCCTTTGCTGCGCCGCCTCATTTTAATATTCAGGCTCAGATTAGTACGGCAGCGCGGTGCCACCTTAAACATTGCGTTATTTTCGACCAACGTCGTGCTCGTAATCAGACATTATGAATGAGTAGGCTGCTCAGCTCCTGTATCCTGCCTCCTCTTGTTTTAAAAGCAGAAACCGGAAGCAAGACACCCACTCCTGTGGCGTCTCGGCCAATACATCCCTGATGGTCTCGGCTCCGCTCGGCTCTCGTGGCGTTCCCGAATGCGCGCATTAATATCTGACGGTGAACGGAACTTCTTTCAGAATGTAAAATACTatattcacagtgatggattacctttacagACTGAGTTAGAAGAAGTCTCGGTTGTATTTTTCTATgccgtttggaattgaatgggagtgcaTGAGCCCGAGATGTATGGTTAAActgattatttaaaaaaaaaaaaaaaaaaaaatatatatatatatatatagcattaACTCAAATCACGCTGGAATTGTCCAAAAACTGAACAACTGAACAAAAAGGGGGCTTGCTTTGGTATTCCCTAGAAATTGCATTGGTGTCATGTGCATAGCTAAATATTGGTGTGTAAACATAATTAGGGAAGATAACGTTACCAAGTCTATTGAATAAAGTGTTGTGCTGAGCTAGTTCTATGGTTTCCACTTGCATCTCTGCTTCTACCTATCTTTGGATGCTTTGTCAAGAAAAAGGCAGCACACCACACAGTTTCTGTGCATGCTTGTCAGTTGTTGCTGCGTCCTCAGACTGGAGGTGCAATGCAGTATCATTTCCAACTGCATGAGCACAGTATGTGTACGGAAGTTCGTCCAATCACCGCATGACTGCAACAACACCCAAAGTATTGCACGCTCTTGTGGCTGCCTGAACAGTTTCTTGAGTCTGATTGTGTTCTTGCAAGAATGTGAACACATTTCTCCCCAATATCCTACAACCTTGAATATCAATCACTTGTTCATGGGATGGATAAATGTTTGATGACATGATATTTCCACATCTTgctatttgttgtttgtgtcgTTTTTCAGGAGCCTCCTGAAGGAAATGCCTCGGAAACGCAGGCAGAGTCGTTAGCTGGGCCAAGTCAAGTAAAGGAAGGTATGTCTATAGCTCATTTAAGCAGAACAGCCATATTTTGCAGATTTTAACTCCCAAGTGTTTAATACTGATTCTCATCACTGATGGAGACCTCTTAAAACATTTCCCAGGTGATGCAGCTTCCACCACAGTTGTGGTTGCCAAGGAGACGGAGCCCGTCGGTGGGATGCCGTCAACATCGTCGTCTCAGCAGCCTGGGAAAGATGTTTCCAAAGccggagaggagagcgagaaacgagtgcctccctcctccccaccaaACAAAGCTGCTGCGGGTGAGACTGTAATCCATTCAGATTGCATTCATAGTCTTGAATCGGTGCCATTTCTATTTCCTtattctgtatgtctgtctcagGTTTTACAGTATGatgaactttatttatccccaagggtaaattgggtcattgcagcagtaaATAATAGGATATAGCctaaatacataataataatacaataaattgGAAGAATATCAAAACATAGAGCATCTTGATGATAGTAAAGACTTTCTACTGGCTAAAAAGAATTCTCATTATGATTGCTATCATAGCTACGGATAGATTTATATGTCTCTGCAGCTTACAGGTTTACAAATTGACAGTCCAGTCCATTAGCATGCAGATGTGCAAATGAGCATTGTTGGTTGTTCACATTAAAGGTGATAgatgttgcatttttaaacatccatatgtcattgtcaaattatttGTGCTACCCTgctataattaccataaacaaacgagacctcgtagcctctatctcacactagTGGTATTTTATTGCTAATGTCACTCAAAATTACAACCCcttttcccataaaccccattgcttcctgtcacaaagaggatgttgctacttgcccCCCCCCCTAGCCCTGCCCTCTCCCTGTGTCACcccgtgtgtttgttttcttattttctttactGAAGAGAATAAACATATTGGAAgtaattttttccattttgccagaaactctgaaagctttagctccgtttgcactggaagaacagcggccctcttcttgttttgtatcataaagcaatctccctttgtgccataaagcaaaaCAGCAGATTTTCCACAAAATCCAACCCGGTGGTACACAATGTAACGCAGTgcagaggccagtagaggctgccactcttctcagcgatggtctggtttgtttacggtaattatactaacgtctcagaatgaatgtggtaattacttattgatgttaaaatgctacatatagcacctttaaggaTTTTATTTAGTCTACAGTCCTTAATAATTGCTTATACCCCCCTCTTacaggacatgcagcaaagtcCATTACATCGACATCCTCCGcttcgctctcctcctctccctctacctcttcAGCGTTGTCTCCTGGCCGAGCCAAGATGAGTGTTTCTGGGCCCGGCAGCAGTAAATCAGTCCTGCCacctgctccctcctcctcttcctcttcttcctcctcctcctcctccacatcttcctcttccccttctgTCTCCGCTGCCCCACCAAAGATCCACCGGGCCCGTAAGACCATGAACAGGCCCCCTCCGATGCAGGTGAGCCCATGTGATCCTCAGCAGCACTCAGCTGGAATTAGCAAGGGGTTGAATAACAAGGGCACACTGTGTAAAAAAGCAAGGGATTACTTGTTCAGATATCATGTTAGTCATTTGCTTATGTGTAACTCTTTCAAATGTAATTATCTATCACGCCCATATATTTTTATACTGTATCAAATTGTCCTGTAAAACCCTTGtatcttaattttttttaccGAAAGTAGCCAGAAGGACTAAAACTCTAGTACTGACTTTGTTTCCTTCCTCTtccaaaaaaaaattctcactTTTATCATGAGATGCTACACGATAGAGACAAACTTTTCACTATGACACTTGCTGTGAATATCAAAACCTAATCTTGGAACGTTGCCATACAGCTCTTGATCCCTGACAGCATTAAATATTTGATGTTCCCATTTGGCTTGAGCCCTGACATTTCTACCTGTGGCTGTATTTTGTAACTGTAACTGGCATCTGACATTGCAATCGCACTTGTAGATCGTATTTCATAACTCTTGGCCCAAGTAATGCTTCTGAAAGTGCATCGTAAAATGCTAAAAGATTAAGGTTTCAGTCACTGACATCTTCACAAGTGTAATGATGGTCCGATTCTGTTGCAACCTTTTCATGACCGTTTGAGTCACTGAGTATTTGTTGTACAGATAAGCCGCGTTGAGGCGCCAATTGTACCTGTCATCCCTTCAGgaccctctgcctgcctctcctcaGACAGTGAAACAGGTTAGCGGCTAAATCTAATATCCATATTACCTCTAATGCTTACTCTAAAACAATAACATGGTTTTTACATAGAAACACGTTACAGCGTTTTATTGAAGTTACACCTCACATTCTGTTGTATAGTTTATATTGCGTTGCTTGCTTTGTTATTGTGACAGCGTCTCTATTTCCCAACAGCTGCAAAAAGGAGAAAACTGGGCCTATTATCTGACAGCACACCTGAGAGGGCTGAGAAAGTCCCAGACAAAGCTCAAAAGGTAATGTATACTAAGGTATGACGAGGAATCGTGTCAGGAATCAGTGTCAGCATTCCATTTGTGAATGTCACTTTTCTTTACTCACATTTCTGATTTCTTTTAAAACTCAGGTAGAAAATTTATTCCATAAAGAGGTGGAGCCTGTCGCCAAGCCAACGCCAGTGAAGAGCAGTAGTTGTCTGGGGAaatcggaggaggaggaggcagctgaGCAAGTTAAAGTTTTCAGTCCGTCCACCCGAGATTCAGACAAGGTGCAAGGCTTTCATTTGCTTTTTGTCCATTGAATGTGATCACTCATagccaacaaacacacattactgAACACAATACTGTAGCGCACTCATGTGTTCATTATTGTTTTATATAAAGATGGACAGCTGTTTATGTTGTTTGTGGGCAGTATGTTAATTAGTGGCATCTCTTGTTCTCttgtttaatgtgttttctttttgttcttctttgcagtctgaaggtgatACGGTAGACGCAAGGCCACATGCTAAAGATATAGAGGGGTCAGTGAACATGTCAGATCATGTGAGTggttcaatcaatcaattaatcttATTAGCGTGATAGTTACTTTCTTTTATCTCAACAGATAACATAGTATTAGAGCTACACTATCCCCGTTCTTTACCTTTTAGCTCTTTAAACTCTGTCTACACCTGTGGATGTCATGGGAAATGTGGCCAAAAAGTGGTTAAAGACGTGAAATTTTAATGGTGATGTAGTGGAGCTGTCATTACAAAATCTTCTCTATTTCTTCTCTGCTTCTCCATATGTCACTCAAATAACCATCTGTAGTTCAAATGAACAGTCAAAAagttgcatgtgcatgtgtgttgacCGAGAATACAgacagtttttaaaaaatatatattttagtcAAAACTAAACCGTTAAGAGGCCAGCATTTCCACCCTTCACCCTTTTAGATAAAGCAACATTTTTGTATTCAGCCAGAATCTCTCCCATGCAGAGTTCAGAGTCTGAAACACAGAGGGGGGTCGAGAGTAAAAACGGGACCGGTgagtttccatggcaacagtcAGACCggggcaaagagagagacaccgCTGATGGGGCAGAGACGCTGGGAGGTGAGAGGCACAAAAGTAGTTTCATCCTCTGCGCTTTCCTAAAACAGTGAAATGATCcttattattgtttattaggTTTTAGAGTAATATCCCATGTAAATAAGCCTTTGTATCTCAGTGAATTGTGTCATATTCCAGCTCTTTTTTCACGGTCAATGCCTATGTCATTTGGTATCTGCTCTGTCCTCAGCTGTGGCAGAAGCAGCAGGTTCTCTCGGACGGTCCAGTGAGTACACAGAGGTTCCCTTGGGTGCCCTGGACATCGCTgctgcagacagcctgacaCTCTCACCTCATCATGGTAGGTGTATGATGGAAATATCTCACTATAATCTGGAGCGTTCTTTATCTGGAGTCGATCTTTAGGTTGACTGTAGTATGTCGTCTCAGTTTTTCACTTGTATACGCCTTGTATTCTAAACTACCTGCTGTAGGAACGTTTTTATTTCtattgaaaaatgtcttttttgtgtCCCTCAAGAAAGCACAGCTGTCTAATCTTAGCCAGTGGACAACTTGCAGTGTCATGGTCTGTTGCAATTAAGTGTTTGGGGGCAATGGGTGTAACCCAGACAGATCTCTATTTGTTTATAGAGAATCAGCTAATAACAAACTGCACTGTAAATGTCTGTATTTGAATAATAAAATTGGCTGTACACTTGTAGCTTTGATATATAATTATTCAAtccatagaaaaaaaaaattgttggtGACCCTGACAAAACATCCTCTTTTCCAAGCATCATTTGCATTGAGACTATGAGTGTGCAGTAAAATTTTGTTATTAGAGTTCTGCTTTGCCTTGGCCAGCAACTCAACAATCCAGGAGTGTGTTCTccttacctctcactgccactaCATCTGTCCTGTTGTGTATttcactgtttgtgtttttttctttttttctgtctgttaaATGGATGATTGCTTATGATGCAATACAAATTTTATGGAGAAACATACAAGTGACAATAATGTACAATGCCTCTGCAGAAGGCAGTGATGCCGGGGAGACGGAGCGGCTGGAGGAGCTTCCTCTGTGCAGCTGCAGGATGGAGGCGCCGCGCGTCGACAGCAGCAGTCACCGGGTCAGCAGGCAGTGCATGGCCACTGAGAGCATCAACGGAGAGgttggtgtctgtgtttgctttgctgttgtttctgcagataaaatgtaaatgtacagacATGTGCTCATTTCAAATAAATTGACTGGTACCGTCATCTGCAAGAAGTGTATATTTAAAGGTAGtcaaaggggcaataagtaaggtttctactgtcccatagcataaaattaccataatatatctgcaggggttgataGGATGGTTGATCTATGCCAATGACGTCCCCCCCCTCCCagaagcagtattattattattacaatattttgCATTAGTATTGGagctaacaattattttcactATCAGTTAATCTAGAGATCATTTTTTCGATAAATCATTTAATctgtaaaatgacaaaaataatgacaattaCCCGTCATTAGCAGAGCCCAAAGTGAAGCCTTAAAATGGTTTACTTAGTCTggccagcagccaaaaaacccccccaaagtattcattttatgatatgaaacggagaaaagcagcaagtcttagcatttgtgaagctgtaaacAGCAAATATTTGGTcattttacttgataaattactaaaacgattatcaaaattataattgattaattttctgtcaataGATATATTACGTCTTCATGAGATGTTTCTGTTAGATCTCTGTGTAGGACGAGATACGTTctatcgatgttgttgcaatgcCTAATGATCTACGACAGAGGTTGGTAAAAGTCATGTAATTCCCCATTAAACACTCCTCTAACTGTCATGTTTTCTCTTCTGCTGTCTTTGTCAGCTAAGGGCTTGCACCAGTACGACTATAAAGGGGGAGACCATGCGGCCGTCCAGTCGTGTTCCCCTCATGGTGCTTTGTGACAGCCATCGCTCTCACATGGTCAAACACCACTGCTGCCCTGGATGTGGATACTTCTGCATAGCGGTAAGGGTTTCTGCCACCTGTGGCCATCATTAAAATACACTCTACTCAATACAGTTTATTCAAtttgtttcaattcaattcagttgttCAGTTGTGCTGTTGAACATTGTTACAGGACTGTACCCAAGAACTATTCCTTATGAGTTGTATTTGAAGCTCACGTTCCCATATTTTTGCTATGGAATAAATGAAGTAATTCTAACCTTTCGTCCcttctttcccccctccatatcctgctttcttctcctctttcaggGCACGTTTCTGGAGTGCTGCCCAGACCAGCGCATCGCTCACCGTTTCCACCGGGGCTGCGTGACGGTGCTGGGCGGCGGGCGCAGCAGGGGGAACGGCGGCGGCATGCTGTTCTGTCCCCACTGCGGAGAAGACGCCTCGGAGGCCCAGGAGGTCACCATCCCCTCCTTCGCCTCGGCGACGGGCTCGGCGGCAACCGTCGTCACCATGTCggcctcctccaccaccaccccgTCCCTGCCTCCCCCCGTCCTGACGGCGCCCTCCCTCACGGCTTCCACAGGAGGGATGAAGGACGGGACGAAGCCTGAGAGACCGGTCaggtgagagggggaggagaaagagaggggatgacGGCTGGAGGAACACCAAAGATAATGCTGATCCCTCAACAGTTTTTATCTCTATTCATGtggggctgggcgatatgggttgaaatcaatatcatgataatcataagcaTTTTCCCAATATCGATATACATTGCGATATGGCTTATGTATACAAAAGTacgttaaataaatcaaattaatgttcatcccattgaactgaatggcaatgttaggtgtgatgtcaaacaaagctgaaattttcaaataacatTCCTACCATAGGAATaccagagtttttaaataaaatttgcttgtcatcatcaatttagacagcagatatgattccactgaaggatgataaacgataatattgaattatcacccagccctagaTTCATGTACTACATTATTTTAATCATCGACTGGTTTGACTTGATGAATCCATGTAAAAATCCTCTTCTtacccactccctccctccctccctgcctgttcCAGTGCTCGTATGCGTGGTCACGGGGTGGTAACACGggaggtggagcagcagcagcccccccAGCCCGTGGCCTCAGCGGGGCCCATGGCCACCGTCCCCCCGGCGGAGGAGGGAGTGGACAGCGTGGGACCCTCCCTCTGTATGCCCAACGGGAAACCCATCTGCCCCAGCGCACTTCCACCTGGACCCAGCAGGGCGGCGCTGCAGAAGGCCATTCTCACACAGGACACTGAGAGGTGGGATTTAGGATTAGGGAGGCTTTTGACTTGTCACTAATACTGGTAATACAGGTATTCaggctgtcagtgtgtgagtgatgtGGCCGATGTGGCCATTGCAGAAGTCCCACTTTggtgaactgctgctgcactttttCTCTGTACCCAAGAGGAAAAGGTTACAAGGAATGGACTGATGACAGCTTGTTGAGAGATGtagcagttttttttaataatgtgcCTGTCTGATCCTACTGtataacattcaagaaagaCCTGTCTGCAGCAGTAATACTGGATAAACTTCCTACAAATTCCTATTTGTGATTGGCCAGGCGGAAGAAACTGAGGTTCCACCCCCGCCAGCTCTACCCTGCCGCCAAGCAAGGCGAGGCTCAGAGAGTCCTGCTTATGCTGAGTGAGTGGCAAAATGACTTTATTATGTACTGAACTTTTTCATGTGTTTGATCAAACTGCCAGTGTTGAAATAAATGGTTCTCATGATGGTGCTTCTTCTACCTTcactgtgtatctgtgtttgatCGCACTTTCTGGGTTGTGTACATTGAATCTTTGGTGAGAAATGTTGACTGTATGCTCACCTCACAAGGCTAGATCATGGTAAATTGGGCCAGATTTGTATATTGAAAcactttttctgtttgtgtgtgtgtgtgtgtgtgtgtgtctgtgtgttccagTGGAGGGCATAGATCCCACGTACCAGCCTGACTCTCAGAACAAGCGCTCTGCTCTACACGCTGCGGCTCAGAGAGGCCTGCTGGAGGTCTGCTACATGCTGGTACAGGTGAGAGACTGAATACATTATTGATAccctttttgttgtattttattaaGACGAGTGGATCTCAGTAGATTATTCGTTTTTTTAAGTATTTGAGCAAAGACAGGTAAAAGGAGgataaagaagagagagaaatagtgcaGTATAAGATGAAATGGATTAAAACCTCTGCAGGGAAGTTTTACTAACAAGCTCACTGACACATTTCCATATTCTATATACTGAATTTGGCTTCACAGGTCTACTGCATTAGAGTAAAGATTATATTTGGATCGTGTACTTACAGGCAGGCGCTAAAGTGGACGCCCAAGACAAGACCCAGAGGACCCCTCTGTTGGAAGCGATCATCAATAACCATGTGGAGGTGGCTCGCTACCTGGTGCAGAGCGGAGCCTCTGTCTATCACGCTGTGAGTGTCTGTGACTATGTGAAAATGCAGTTAGCACATAGTAGGTACACCGACAAAAATAACAGGAATGTCattttcaggttgtttttttaaggatttctgtcttttttggaCATACTGGGCGGGGCCTTTAAACACCACTTTGCttctattctgtctctctttccctccttctcttcccctgtTCATGTCCTCCTTCATCAGGAGGATGATGGATATACTGGTCTCCACCATGCAGCCAAGCTGGGCAGCCTGGAAATCGTCAACCTGCTGCTGGAGACCGGGCAGGTTGATATCAACGCGCAGGTAAAGGATGTCAGTATTTTAGACCAATATGTATCATTAaagattcttgttttcttgtttttccattacagttatttcatttacattatTCCATTTGCATTCGTTACTGCTTTTTTCCATTGACCTGATTAAGGTTTGACTGATGGGGTTTTTGAAGGATGATACCAATACCACTAGGCCTATATTTACATTAAAGCTGCTTGTAATTGATATTTCATGCCAATATTAactgtctttaaatttgaccattttcatgcaaaaaatgacatgtttgcagtgttccGCCCAGAATTTAATTCttggcagagtggaaaagcctcttaaaCAACATTAagaccatgagacactaaaactctctatttAAACCCAGGGTAATAATCCAGGATTATGCAACATTTCACATTAGAATGAATTAATGTTAAGGGATTTCCGtggacaaccagtgtagtattgatcaattatacaataaatatgtaatcaagcaaactgcatcatatctatcatatcagaggtggacaacactgactggctgatattcttttattattttaataaaaggccaatatatcTTTGACACATACCTGATGATAAACAACCTATATCAGCTCAGCTGTGCTGCTGCCGCTAAAGCTCTAGCCCACAAACTGCTGAAATTAACCACTGACTCTGACAACAT
This region includes:
- the ehmt2 gene encoding histone-lysine N-methyltransferase EHMT2 isoform X4; translated protein: MRCVVPGCKKRLIQHFHRFPRDKGQCRLWLLAIGHPEYDTSHTGLFTKEDKLRVCSEHFLYSDYIGHTVYHAKLKPGAVPSVFPWSGETRESLVESGELISEIREPPEGNASETQAESLAGPSQVKEGDAASTTVVVAKETEPVGGMPSTSSSQQPGKDVSKAGEESEKRVPPSSPPNKAAAGHAAKSITSTSSASLSSSPSTSSALSPGRAKMSVSGPGSSKSVLPPAPSSSSSSSSSSSSTSSSSPSVSAAPPKIHRARKTMNRPPPMQISRVEAPIVPVIPSGPSACLSSDSETAAKRRKLGLLSDSTPERAEKVPDKAQKVENLFHKEVEPVAKPTPVKSSSCLGKSEEEEAAEQVKVFSPSTRDSDKSEGDTVDARPHAKDIEGSVNMSDHSSESETQRGVESKNGTGEFPWQQSDRGKERDTADGAETLGAVAEAAGSLGRSSEYTEVPLGALDIAAADSLTLSPHHEGSDAGETERLEELPLCSCRMEAPRVDSSSHRVSRQCMATESINGELRACTSTTIKGETMRPSSRVPLMVLCDSHRSHMVKHHCCPGCGYFCIAGTFLECCPDQRIAHRFHRGCVTVLGGGRSRGNGGGMLFCPHCGEDASEAQEVTIPSFASATGSAATVVTMSASSTTTPSLPPPVLTAPSLTASTGGMKDGTKPERPVSARMRGHGVVTREVEQQQPPQPVASAGPMATVPPAEEGVDSVGPSLCMPNGKPICPSALPPGPSRAALQKAILTQDTERRKKLRFHPRQLYPAAKQGEAQRVLLMLMEGIDPTYQPDSQNKRSALHAAAQRGLLEVCYMLVQAGAKVDAQDKTQRTPLLEAIINNHVEVARYLVQSGASVYHAEDDGYTGLHHAAKLGSLEIVNLLLETGQVDINAQVKDDSGGWTPIIWAAEHKHVDVIRALLNRGADVTIKDKEMNVCLHWASFAGSVDIAELVLNAGCSLASVNMHGDTPLHIASREGFQECVTLFLSRGADIDIVNREGDTPLSLARADTPVWVALQINRKLRRGITNRVLRTERIICSDIAQGYENVPIPCVNAVDDEGCPSDYKYVSENCETSAMNIDRNITHLQHCGCTDDCSSSNCLCGQLSIRCWYDKDQRLLQEFNKIEPPLIFECNLACACYRTCKNRVVQAGIKVRLQLYRTEKMGWGVRALQDIPQGSFICEYVGELISDAEADVREDDSYLFDLDNKDGEVYCIDARYYGNISRFINHLCDPNLIPVRVFMLHQDLRFPRIAFFSSRDILSGQELGFDYGDRFWDIKSKYFTCQCGSEKCKHSAEAIALEQSRLARLEACPESGTEFGMTMLGNS